One stretch of Numenius arquata chromosome 8, bNumArq3.hap1.1, whole genome shotgun sequence DNA includes these proteins:
- the FAM3D gene encoding protein FAM3D, with translation MRVTGVIRSVVLLVTLLGTWFITQTYFDHSWKVISLRSWLGVTNKARIEQPPRHKCGNQQSCPQNYFAFKIISGAANVVGPSICFEDVILMSSVRNNIGRGLNIALVNGTNGKLLKTGIFDMYSGDVNKLDAFLQEIKVGTIVLTASYDDPATKMNVKVREHFEGLGSSHVKKLGFRDNWVFLGAKGMKDKSPFEEYIKNDRKTNKYDGWPEMLEMEGCTPRKMD, from the exons atgcGAGTGACAG GTGTGATCCGGTCGGTGGTACTGCTCGTCACGCTGCTGGGCACATGGTTCATCACGCAGACATATTTTGATCACAGCTGGAAAGTCATCAGCCTGCGGAGCTGGCTCG GTGTCACCAACAAGGCCAGAA TTGAGCAGCCACCCCGGCACAAGTGTGGGAAccagcagagctgcccccagAACTATTTTGCCTTCAAGATCATCAGCGGCGCCGCAAATGTGGTGGGACCCTCCATCTGCTTCGAAGATGTGAT cctCATGAGCAGTGTGAGAAACAACATTGGCAGAGGCCTGAACATCGCGCTGGTGAATG GAACAAATGGGAAGCTCTTGAAAACGGGCATATTCGACATGTACTCTGGAG ACGTTAACAAACTGGATGCCTTCCTCCAAGAGATCAAAGTTGGCACCATCGTGCTGACAGCCAGCTATGATGACCCTGCCACAAA GATGAATGTCAAAGTACGGGAACACTTTgaggggctgggcagcagccACGTGAAGAAGCTGGGCTTCCGGGACAACTGGGTCTTCTTGGGAGCCAAAGGGATGAAGGACAAGAGCCCCTTTGAAGAG TACATCAAAAATgataggaaaacaaataaatatgatGGCTGGCCTGAGATGCTAGAGATGGAGGGCTGTACCCCCAGGAAGATGGATTAG